AAATCTGTAAAGATGAGGCCGTCTGTACACCTATTTATTCAAGAGATTCATTCCTATGTAAGAGAGAATGAGGTGAAGCTATCTTGTTCCGGCAATTAGAGTGCTTCATACAAATATGCATAGCAGGCAGCTTTACTAAGGCTGCAGAGGTTCTAATGATCTCTCAGCCGACCTTAAGTCAACAGATCCGCTTCCTGGAGGCAGAGGTAGGAACCCCCTTGTTTGAGAGATTTGGCAGAGGGATCAAGATTACAGCTGACGGAGAAATTCTGTACGTAAAAGCCCTTTCCGTGATGAGGCTCCTTGACGAAGCGAAGAAAGAAACCAATGAGCTGCGCCATGCTCAGGCTCGGGCCAATAAACTTTCGATCGGCATTTCGCCGATGGACTTTTTAAGTTTAGCGCCTCTTTTTTCGAAGTTTCATGAGCAGTATCCCGACATTTCAGTCAAATTTACTAGTGGAGAATATACGACTCAGCAACTATTGAATGACAGTATCGATATTGGGATCACCGACCATCCGGTTCCAAACAAAGAAATTCATACGATGCATCTACATACAGAAGAGCAGGCTTTGGCCGTTTATGCAGGTCATCCATGGGCTGATCGGACTTCTGTTTCTTTTCGAGAGTTAGGAGAGTTGGATACTCCGTTATTTGCCGGCGATCTAAATTTATACGAGCAGCTTCATGCATCCAATCCTAAGTCCTCTAGTTCTCTGCAGTCCATGTTCGAATCTACTTCTAATTCGATCCTTCTTACTATGGTCCTGCAGCAGATGGGAGTCGCGATCTTACCTGTCTCATCCATTGAGAGTCATACGGGTCAGCCCATCAAAATGATTCGTCTCATCGATCCCACGCCAGTTCGTGAAATTAAGCTCATGTATAAGAAGTATCAGTACAGCAATCCTTCTGTTCAGCAATGTATCGAATTTCTTCTAGAGCAATCCAAATGATAGGGCAGAAAGGG
This sequence is a window from Paenibacillus urinalis. Protein-coding genes within it:
- a CDS encoding LysR family transcriptional regulator yields the protein MFRQLECFIQICIAGSFTKAAEVLMISQPTLSQQIRFLEAEVGTPLFERFGRGIKITADGEILYVKALSVMRLLDEAKKETNELRHAQARANKLSIGISPMDFLSLAPLFSKFHEQYPDISVKFTSGEYTTQQLLNDSIDIGITDHPVPNKEIHTMHLHTEEQALAVYAGHPWADRTSVSFRELGELDTPLFAGDLNLYEQLHASNPKSSSSLQSMFESTSNSILLTMVLQQMGVAILPVSSIESHTGQPIKMIRLIDPTPVREIKLMYKKYQYSNPSVQQCIEFLLEQSK